The following is a genomic window from Microbulbifer sp. MKSA007.
GAGGTATGTCTTTACGGACCATTGCAGCCGTTGATGGCCCCAGGGCGTAAAGACAAAATGAGCAATGGGGATAGCAACAGATCCAAGAGCCAAAGCCTGGATCCCATGAGCAATTTCGAAGTGATCCTGTCCAAGCTCAATGACCTGCTGCGCATAAAGAAAGTCAGAGATCGTACTCCACACCAAAAACACCATCAAAAGATCGAGCGCGGCAGCGAACCCATGGGCTCGGCGCGGATCCCGGCCAATCCACTGGCCAAATTGAATGGTCTTATCGATGTACCAGTTGATCATCATCACCGCCTGTAGATCTGGTTATAAAGATCAGGGCCGCCAAAGTGCCAGATGGTCTCGCGTTCCAGTTCATAGAAAAACCGATTGCTGCGGCGCTCAAGCTCTTCCACCTTCTGGCGCATAGAAACTTGTGCTTCGCGAATGACTTGTCCGGTTTTTTGAAGGCCGCGCTCAACAGCCTCGCAAGTCCAGCGCAGGGCAGCAGACAGTTTTTCTCGCAGGCCAAACATCTTGTCCAGTTGTCCAAGCGCCATGCCCACTGCCATGCCAACAACAATGGCACCAGCCGTAATGGCAAGGGCAGGAATAGCAACTGTCGTGATAGCACCGGCCAGAAGTGCTCCAGCTGCTGCGGCAGCCATACCAGCGCCGATGGCAACAGCCCCGATCGCCACATCGACAATGATGTTGGCAAACAGTTCACTGTAAAGCTGCGTATCGCTCATGATGAACTGCATGATATCCAGGGCCACATAGCAGGTGATCATGATGATCGCGTTCGCCCGGCCACCTGCCCGAATGGCTTCAGGTCCAATTCCAAAAGCAACAACCTTTGGAGAGGACGACAGATATCGTGTCCCCTTAAGAAACTCGCGTACTGCAGGATAGCCTTTGAAGATCACGTAGGTCTTCCCATTGGCTATCTTTGTGTAATAACGCCCCTTAATACCGATCTCTTTCAAAAGCTGATGTCCTGACCGGCTGTCCAGCAATGTGCCGGGCAAGGTGGCCAGATCTAAAGCGCCACCGGTCATAAGCGCCATGCCTTGATGGGCATCCACAATAGCCTGAGCAAACGCCTCAAGAGAAACCGCTATTGCCTCATCCTGAACCGGGTTTACATCATGAGCGGCACCATGTTGCTGTGCCAGCCTCTGCTCTGCGAGCGGATAGACCATCAGAATATCTCCTTGTGCGGCTGTTCCCCGGGTTTGACCATCAAGCGGTGGCCGGGAAACTGATCCAGAAAGCCTCGGATCTCCAGCTCTTCGGACAGGTCTTCGTGTAGCGCATCTGACGAGCGCTCAGGCCGGTCACGGCCTTGCAAGACGACATGCGCCGTGCCTGCCGGCTCGCACTCTTTGGGTGCAGCTTCTGCGACCGCCTCTACCTTGCGCCTTCGCCACAACAGGCTTCGAAAGAAGCTACGCAGGTAACCGCGCTTCTCTGAGGGTTTGCCAGAGACAAACTGCATATTCCAACTCCGCAGATCAGACCCAAATCAAGGACTGCCTATTGGCTTAAACTCACCCATAGGCAGTGTCCGGGCCAAAGCTGGCCCGGATCTGACTTCTAGTTCCGTCAGAAACGGAGACTTAAGCAGCAGGTGCGCGCCAGTCATCAGCACCAGACGTGCCGGAGACTGTGTGCTCCCACATGATCTTGCGATAAGACAGTTCAATGGTGATCAGCTGAGTGAAGTCAGCATTCTTCGGATCCTGACAATGTGGCAGGCCGCACTCGATGTTGGTTACAAGCGCATCTTCAAATGAGGTGGTGAAGAAGTGCTCCTGCTTGCCAGAAGAATTGGTGCGGTACCATTTGACTTCACACTTCGGCAGCATCTCACCAGAGACCAGCGCATTATACAGCAGCGGGATGGACTTGTTCATGGAGCAGGTGAACTTGAACGGAGTGTGCACGCGCTGACCAGCTGGCTGGCCGGACTGGATATCACGAGGAATGATGACGGTATGATCAATGGCCTGCACCATGATCTCGTCTTCATGGCCTTCCTGCCACACGTTACCGACGGAATCTTCAGTAAACGCGCCTTGCGTGATTGGACCCTGAGTTGACCCTTCAATGGTGATATAAGCGGGTGTTGGCATAGTATGCTCCTGGTGAGCGCCCTCCATGTGCGGATAGACGCAGCAAAACAAATAAATGAACCCCATTTGACAACAATGGGCCACGGCCCCAGACCCCAGTCTGCAGCAGCGTGCCAACACAACTGCAACTTGCATACCAGGTTAAAGAAGCAGTCCCTGATAACACCGCCATCCCTTTCAACCCTATGAAAAGGCTTGGTAAAGTAATTTATCGGCGCTCATAAGAGGAGTAAAGTTGCAGAACTACGAGCAATATTCCGCAGCATCAAATTAAGCCATTTTTGGCCAGACCTCGGCCAAAAATGGCCAGCTATTGATACATAAAGGAAAATCAAAACGGGAACTCCAGGATAAGAGGCTTTCAGAGCTAGAGTGGAGCCTCAGAAAGCTCCAGGCATCCCTTAATCCCTCAGGCACGGTCTTTGATGAAAGCGAGAGAACATCTGGTTAGGGCTCTTATCGTATACAATCGCGGGGTTTTGATCAGAGTTTTTGCGCCGGCACTAAACGATCAATTTGGTCCGCTCTACAGCTATTCGCAAATAAAGTGATCCGCGTCGGATGATTGCGATCGCGTCGCAAGTAATGTGATTTCATTCGCATTTAATGTGAGTTTGGCCTCTCAGATAGACGCAGATAATTCGAGCGAAAAATCCGGATGTTTGCAATCCGAGCTACGGATAAGTGCAATTCACGACACATAGCGCCATGAGACTGATGCCGATTTGCAGATTTGCCTACCTTTATTCGTGTCGCTTGTGCTGCACCGTAGGATCAAGCTAAATTACGAAGCTTCACTTTTTGAAATGCGGAGCTTCTGAAAACTCTGGTACTGTCGCTTCATAACGATAAGGGCACAAATAGCGCCGACCAGCAGCCCGCTGGTAGTTATCAAAGTGGACTCTTTAACTATCTCCAAGCTGAATGTCCCAACAACTAATAACAGTGCGCCTATTCCGTAATATTGAACCGTCAAATCCTCTTGGATTTGGACATTTATATATTTCGAATAAGCATGTAAAATTAGAGTGATAGCTACTAAAAATACCAAAATTGCAATCAAAATCATAAAATCCTCTTATAGATAATATCGGTTGTACTCACTTAAGTACGGCAAGTGCTTTTAACAAGAACAACAATAACAATAATCAGCGGTATCAGCTTTGCAGTACCATTAGACATTGTATGCTCACTCTTGTTCTTTCAGTTCATCAATGGAGGGGCGCACTTGCTTTGCGTTGCTTACATCAGACAGAGTAGAAACCTGAATGCAGGCCGCAACGACTACTAACATCACTGTTACAAGTCCATTGTCCGCGACCAATCCAGCGATGAGGATTGATATGGCCATGATGAGATTTGCGATCCCAGCCTTTACACAAGTAGCAATACGTTTACCTGAAGCATACCCACCCCAAGTAATAAACAACCCCATGAGTACAGTTTCTATAGCCGCCAGAATTATGAGAAACGTCACCATAATCTTACTCCTCTTATTCCTCACTCATGAGCTTCTCAGCCCGAATTCTCTGCTCAGCGCATATGGCTTCTAGCCATGGTGTATCTTCGTCCAGTCGTCCTTCAACATCATGGCGTTCCCTTGATAGTTGTAGATCACTCAAACCTTCCAAATCATTCCTAAACTGTTTGACCACCTTTTGATCAACGCTCGTTTTCTCAATCACATTATTTTCGAGGGTTTTATCAGATAGGTCGGCGGTTTCACGCAGCAGTTTTGCTGCTTTTTCAAACTGCTTTGCAGCATCTTGCAAATTGTCAATCTGCAACAGGGGTGTGCCGGCTAATTCTGTTAAGGCAAGGACAATATTGAGATTTGCCTGTTGGCCGAAATCATAGGCTTTACGCAAGCTGTTCAAGTACTGGTTCTGTGTTATCATTTCGCTGTCTCATGCGGTCATTACACTTCATTTTGCTTAGATTTTCGAAAGACTAAATCTAAGCTATCTAATTGTAATGTATATCTTTTTATAGACAGAACCAATTAGCCACATTCCCATCTTGCCCCTCACCCCAATCCGTTTCATTTTCCTCGTCACCGACGCCTGCACAAGGGACAGTCCCCGTATGGCCGAGACAGAGGGTGGAGCGCCTTAGGTTGAGTTTTGCCCTTGACGGCTCGCAAGAGACGGCAAGGGGAAATTAGGAAACCTTAGAAGCGGAGACGGCTGGCTTGGTAAGCGCTGCAAGCGCGTGGACTGGCGCGGTCTGCCGCTAGGCAGATGTGCCCTTATTCCAATTCAAATCAGCTTGGTACTGCTCATAGCTTTGCATGAATGACATCCACTTTTGAGACTTACGCCCTCTTGCAGCTGGATCTGAAGACAAACATTCCAACCAAAACCCTACCGCGTCAGTTGCAACGTTTAACTTCTCAATATCCCGATCACTCAAGTCCTCATTCGGGGTCAAATTTTTCACGGCCCGCTCTGTAACTTTAGTAAACGTCACATCATCTTCAGCGTTGCACATCATCTCAAACATGGATGCCAACCGCCTCGAATTCTCATACAAATGAGCATCCGGTTCCTGACGATTAACGGCCCGCATCAGCTTCAACAAGAGCTGTGAAAACTCAGCACCAATTTCCTTAGTGGAATAAGTCTTTTCATCAGACATAAAACAATCTCTCTAATCGACAACTTTGAAGCCTGCACGCAGCAAAGCCCCCTGCCCTCAATCTTTATCTTTGTTCTTTCGGTACACGCTTGAGAACTGAATGATCTTTGCATCTGCAGGATCTTGATCATCTGCACCTGACCCTGATTGCCCCATCAAAATTGGCCCACCCAACAAATCAGTCATTTCTTTGCTCGGGATCTCTGGCACTGGCGGTTCTGCACCTGAGTTTTCAGCCAAAATCCGGTCAAACCTCACCTGCGGAATCTCAATCAAATCTGCATGCTGGAAGTTGATCATCCTGAACGGCCCCTCCTCCCAATGCTGGACTTCGATGAAACCCAACCGTTGGCCCATATCAATGCTCATACGTGCCATTTCGAGATCTTCAGCAGTCGTATCATCGAGCAAATAGCTCTCGCTCTGCCCCTCGCCTCTGACATGAAACTGAGATTCATGCTCCAGCATCGCGTCTTGGGTTTGCTCGTCCAGACTATTGAACTTCTGATAGAAGCTCACTTTTACATAATCTTCATCGGACATGGCCGCTAATCGCTGCTCAGTAAGGCCTTGTAGCAACTCTTCTCCGACCGGCCCCATTTGGTCCCACTCTTCCTGAATTTCCTCTATCAGGAAGTAAATCACTGGATGGAACATTGTAGGCGGGTCTTGATCCAGTAAATAAACCACGTCCAACGATTTTAGGCGCTCGATGTTCACGAGCAGCTCTTTGTTATTGAGCGTCTGGAATGTCAGAACGTTTTTGTTCCTGGCGAAGTCAGAGTTCAGCTCTTCTTGATCTAGCTGGTTTCGAATTGAGGAAAAGACACCATCGCTGATCGGGTATTCATAAACGCCGCCCTGCATTACAAGCTTCAGCGTCCCGACCGGCATCTCATGCTTTACGACCCTAGTCTCTTCCGCAAGCTCCTCAAGAAGATCCTGTTTTTTTGGACAGCAGCTTTTGCAGAATCCGTTCGCAGATCTCTGGCCGAACACCCCAAGATCTTAGCTAGATCCGCCAGCTGATACCCATCAAGGCCATCAGGATCTTTCTCCCACCTGGAATAAGCAGATTGAGAGATCCCCAGCTCTTCAGCCATCTGCTTCTGAGTGCGGTTTGCCTTTTTGCGCTGTTCTTTAAGTGCCATAAATACCCGATATATGAATATCATTATTCGTATAATGCATATTTCGATAAACGTAGTTTTGAGAAATTGCAACTGAAGTTTGTGCATCCAAGTGCGTGCACTTGGGTGTTCCCCTAGATATGAGCCGTCAGGATCAGATCTAGGCTAAGCAATGGGTGGGCCTACTAGCTGGGCGCGGAATGCGAAGCATGGAGGCCCTGCTAGTAGACACACGCTGTTCCTCTCTCGGCGCTTCTCCAGCTGCAGCTTGAGACAGGTTTGCACACTGAATTTCATCTTTCACGGTTGCATGGTTTCACGCTCATCAAGTAGAATCTGGGAGATTGAATTTTGAGACTGGTGTGCCTCCTCCGCTCTGGAAGACTTTCAAGAAATCACCTTTTCGAGCACGCGCAAAATGAACCATTTTAGTTGCATGGGGCACCATGAAATCAATCGTCATTACAGAAAAACCCTCACAAGCCCGTAATGTCATGAAGGCCGTTGGATCTCGATATGGAGAGGTACTGGCGGCGCAAGGACACTTGCTGCGGCTTCAATCTCCAGAAGAAGCCAATCCGGATTGGAAAGCCTGGTCTTCAGAGCTGCTGCGCCCGCAAGGTGGCCGGTATGGGTTGGTGGCCGATAGAACCAGCGGTAAAGGTGAGCGCCTTGATAAAATCAAGCGAGCCTTAGGCAATGCCGATCAAGTCATCATTGCAACAGACTGCGACCGTGAAGGTCAGGCGATTGGCGAAAACCTCTTGCATTTTTACGGCTATAAGGGCCGTGTTCTGCGAGCTATGTTTACGGCAGAAGATGAAAAGACGCTTTGCGCAGCCTTTGCCTCAGCCAAGCCCAATACGGAGTATCAGCCGCTTTATGATGCAGCGGTTGCCCGCGCTCAGGCTGATCAGGTTTTCAATCTTAGTCTAACAAGAACCGCAACGACCAGATTGGTGCCTTCTGGTGTGCGTGCTGTTATTGGCATTGGCCGTGTTCGCACCCCAACACTTGGAATTGTCTGCAAGCGTGAGCAAGAGCTTTCCGATTTCAAGCCACGAGATTACTTTGAACTGACTGCAGATGTTCAAGGTGAACATGGCGTGTTCCAGCTTCACCACCGACCTGCAGATAGCGAACGCTATTTTGAAAAGGCTAAGGCTGAAGCAATCACCGCTGCTGCCACCGGCTGGCATGGTCCAGCCAAGGTCACGAAAGAAAACCGGCGTCAGGCTCCAGGCAAGCCCGTTGATCTTCCAAGCTTGCAAAAGCAAGCTGCAAAATGGGGATGGACGGCAAAGAAAACATTAGATGTTGCGCAGGCTCTTTACGAGATCCACAAGCTGACAACCTACCCACGCGCTGCGGTGCGCTACCTTCCCGAGAACATGGTTGAGGGAGCAAGCACTGTGTTTACTGCTCTTGTTGGCGGCGGTTATGTGAAGGATCTGGACTGGCAGGCACCAACAATCAGGACAGGCAAACGCGGTGTGTTCTCAGATGCCGGACTAGCTGGTGAATCTCATCATGCCATCATCCCCAATCCAGCTGTGATTGATCAGTTTGCAAAGATCATTGCAGTGCTGAACGCTGATGAGCGAAAGCTGTTTGATTTCATAGCCAAGACATTCCTTGCCTCTCTAGGCCCTGATTACGAATATCACCAGACGCAGATTGCTATCAGTGTGCCGGTGAACAATCAGGCTGTAGTGTTTAAGACTGTGGGCCGCTCCACAATCCATCCTGGCTGGCGTTCTGTTTACAGTGAGTTCATCGAGGACAAACCGAGCTCAGATAACGAGGCAGAACTTCCTCAGGTTCGAGACGGTGAAGGCGTGGGGATCTCAGCTGTCAGCATTGACGCCAAGAAGACAAAAGCGCCTGCTCGTTACACGGAAGGGTCTTTGATTGAAGCCATGCAAAACGCATGGAGGTTTGTTGAAGATGAAGGCCAGCGGGCACGGCTGAAGGAAGCCAAGGGCATTGGAACTCCGGCAACCAGAGACACCATTATTGAAGGTTTGAAGAAGCAAGGCTTTCTTACTGTCTCCAAGGGCAAACTCTTTGCAAGCGATACGGCTATGCAGCTCTACCACCTTTTGCAAGGTCGGTGTCCCTCACTCCTTGATCCAGCGACCACCGCAACAATGGAAGCTCGGCTTGATGACATTGTGAGTGGTCGTGCCGGTGCTGATGAAATCATCCATGAAATTTGCAACTCTGCAGTGACGGCTATTGATGTTCTTGGTCAACAAGGCCAGCAGCTTGATATTCAGCGTAAACCGAGCCCTGCTATGGTCAAAGCCGCTAAAGGCAAGGCGGAGCGCGAAGGCAAGCGTTTAACCCGTAAAGATCTGGCAAGCTATGACACCTTGCGAGCATATCTTGGACCACTGAAAGAGCGAACAGATGAACCAGCTGCACCAAGTCCAGCACAGCTCAAGTTTGCCTTGTCGATAGCTGAGCGCTTATCTCAGCCGCTTCCAGATGCGGCCAAAGGCTCAGCAAAAGCGCTTAGCAGCTGGATTGACGCTAACAACTTTGCCAGTGAAAGCCAGATGAAGTGGATTTCTAAGTTCGTTGAGGAAGGCAAAGTCAAGAAACCTAAAGGCTATCCGGACAAGGTATCTCCCAAGGTTGCCA
Proteins encoded in this region:
- a CDS encoding Hcp family type VI secretion system effector → MPTPAYITIEGSTQGPITQGAFTEDSVGNVWQEGHEDEIMVQAIDHTVIIPRDIQSGQPAGQRVHTPFKFTCSMNKSIPLLYNALVSGEMLPKCEVKWYRTNSSGKQEHFFTTSFEDALVTNIECGLPHCQDPKNADFTQLITIELSYRKIMWEHTVSGTSGADDWRAPAA
- a CDS encoding helix-turn-helix transcriptional regulator → MAEELGISQSAYSRWEKDPDGLDGYQLADLAKILGCSARDLRTDSAKAAVQKNRIFLRSLRKRLGS
- a CDS encoding DNA topoisomerase, which produces MKSIVITEKPSQARNVMKAVGSRYGEVLAAQGHLLRLQSPEEANPDWKAWSSELLRPQGGRYGLVADRTSGKGERLDKIKRALGNADQVIIATDCDREGQAIGENLLHFYGYKGRVLRAMFTAEDEKTLCAAFASAKPNTEYQPLYDAAVARAQADQVFNLSLTRTATTRLVPSGVRAVIGIGRVRTPTLGIVCKREQELSDFKPRDYFELTADVQGEHGVFQLHHRPADSERYFEKAKAEAITAAATGWHGPAKVTKENRRQAPGKPVDLPSLQKQAAKWGWTAKKTLDVAQALYEIHKLTTYPRAAVRYLPENMVEGASTVFTALVGGGYVKDLDWQAPTIRTGKRGVFSDAGLAGESHHAIIPNPAVIDQFAKIIAVLNADERKLFDFIAKTFLASLGPDYEYHQTQIAISVPVNNQAVVFKTVGRSTIHPGWRSVYSEFIEDKPSSDNEAELPQVRDGEGVGISAVSIDAKKTKAPARYTEGSLIEAMQNAWRFVEDEGQRARLKEAKGIGTPATRDTIIEGLKKQGFLTVSKGKLFASDTAMQLYHLLQGRCPSLLDPATTATMEARLDDIVSGRAGADEIIHEICNSAVTAIDVLGQQGQQLDIQRKPSPAMVKAAKGKAEREGKRLTRKDLASYDTLRAYLGPLKERTDEPAAPSPAQLKFALSIAERLSQPLPDAAKGSAKALSSWIDANNFASESQMKWISKFVEEGKVKKPKGYPDKVSPKVAKALLDKMFKKK